A genomic stretch from Musa acuminata AAA Group cultivar baxijiao unplaced genomic scaffold, Cavendish_Baxijiao_AAA HiC_scaffold_1138, whole genome shotgun sequence includes:
- the LOC135671251 gene encoding receptor-like protein EIX1, with product MVVAARSRKVGREIKLRAMAFSSFLSSLLLCLLALLLHRATVTSGCFSLEREALLDFKAGIHDTRNRLSSWTGHHCCTWKGVTCDTTTGHVVMLDLRNTNTTDDWSLRGEGMMNSSLLALSHLKHLDLSFNNFSGIRMPEFIGSFKKLRYLNLSFTYFMGGIPDRLGNLSSLYVLDLSDALDFASHVDNLDWLSHLTSLKHLDIGGLNLTDVPDWFSSVNMLPSLQVLSMSSVGLDTIPASVVHVNFTSSLTVLDLSTNNFDSTLPKWLWNISGLTHLDLHESGFYGVIPDAIGDLGSLTFLDLGVNQLEGTVPRSMVDLRGLKELHMSRNQLTGNLSGWLEQMTDLIILDLRSNLFNGSVPSSSIGKLSNITELYLGGNSLEGVISQVHFENLTRLQVLDLYGNSITISIGQSWVPPFQLRLVNLTNCQLGPQFPEWLQFQTQIEELHLADCKIAGTMPAWFGNISSSTITYLDLSNNQIGGKLPSSFKFTKLETLYLDSNRFEGSLPTMLPSTLDILSLFNNSFTGQLPIWPHVRLVIISDNMLDGGLSSSICQWTYLQYLDLSNNKLLGEIPYCLGESLQNLQFLNLANNHFSGEIPHTIGFLSELWILQLQNNSFSGEVPLTLKNCTNLWYLDLAQNNLSGNITLWMGENLRRQLVVLRLRSNMFSGVIPRQLARFERLQILDLGNNYFSGSIPHNIGNLSTMRSTSPQYEYHDCELDIFMKGQVLQYLTCSITLMKSLDLSNNSLTGEIPKGIGDLAELINLNLSRNHLQGKIPWEIGGMKSLESLDLSINDLSGSIPERLSALYFLSYLNLSYNNLSGRIPTGYQLQTLNDPSIYMGNADLCGPPTFKSCFNNKTTQNDIQEHEKEISDWLWFYISMVLGFVMGFWIFCGILFLKDTWRHAYFHFIDDVYDWVWVQWKLILPRLLRR from the coding sequence ATGGTTGTGGCGGCCAGGAGTAGGAAGGTTGGGAGGGAGATCAAACTGCGCGCCATGGCTTTCTCATCATTCTTATCGTCATTGTTGTTGTGCCTCTtggccctcctcctccaccgggcCACGGTGACAAGTGGGTGTTTCAGCTTGGAGAGGGAGGCGCTGCTGGACTTCAAAGCCGGCATCCACGACACCCGCAACCGGCTATCTTCTTGGACAGGCCACCACTGTTGCACATGGAAGGGAGTGACCTGCGACACCACCACTGGCCACGTCGTCATGCTCGACCTCCGAAACACAAATACTACAGATGATTGGTCATTACGCGGTGAGGGGATGATGAACTCGTCATTACTTGCTTTATCTCATCTGAAGCACTTGGATCTTAGCTTCAATAATTTCAGCGGGATCCGCATGCCGGAATTCATCGGCTCCTTCAAGAAACTGAGATACCTCAATCTATCTTTTACATATTTCATGGGAGGAATACCTGATCGGCTGGGGAACCTTTCGAGCCTCTACGTTCTTGATCTAAGCGATGCTTTAGATTTTGCATCCCATGTTGACAACCTTGATTGGCTCTCCCATCTTACGTCCTTGAAGCACTTGGACATCGGCGGGTTGAACCTAACCGATGTCCCAGATTGGTTCTCATCGGTGAACATGCTGCCTTCCCTCCAAGTGTTAAGTATGTCTTCCGTTGGTCTCGATACCATCCCAGCTTCTGTTGTCCACGTCAACTTCACCTCCTCTCTTACCGTCCTTGATCTCTCCACTAATAATTTCGACTCCACCTTACCCAAATGGTTGTGGAATATTAGTGGTCTTACCCATCTTGATCTTCATGAATCTGGGTTCTATGGGGTTATTCCTGATGCAATTGGAGACTTGGGCTCTCTTACTTTTCTTGATCTAGGAGTCAATCAACTCGAGGGTACCGTACCGAGATCCATGGTTGATCTCCGTGGACTGAAAGAATTACATATGTCGAGGAACCAATTGACAGGAAATTTGAGCGGTTGGCTGGAGCAAATGACGGATCTCATCATTTTGGATCTCCGATCTAATTTATTCAACGGTTCCGTGCCTTCCTCCTCCATCGGTAAGCTGTCTAATATCACTGAATTGTATCTCGGTGGAAATTCTCTTGAAGGTGTTATTTCACAAGTTCATTTTGAGAATCTTACAAGATTACAAGTATTAGACTTGTATGGCAACTCCATCACCATATCAATTGGGCAGAGTTGGGTTCCCCCTTTCCAACTCAGATTAGTAAATTTAACCAATTGTCAGTTGGGACCTCAATTTCCAGAATGGTTGCAGTTCCAAACACAGATCGAAGAATTACATTTGGCAGACTGTAAAATTGCAGGGACAATGCCCGCTTGGTTTgggaatatttcatcttctaccatCACATATTTAGACCTTTCCAACAACCAAATAGGAGGCAAGCTGCCATCTTCTTTCAAGTTCACCAAGTTGGAAACCTTATATTTGGACTCCAACAGATTTGAAGGTTCATTACCAACGATGCTACCGTCCACACTGGATATTCTATCTctcttcaataattcttttacAGGACAATTGCCGATATGGCCCCATGTTAGATTGGTGATAATCTCAGATAACATGCTCGACGGTGGCTTATCTTCGTCAATCTGCCAATGGACATATCTCCAATATCTTGACCTTTCGAACAACAAATTACTTGGTGAGATCCCTTATTGTCTAGGGGAGTCATTACAAAATCTTCAATTCTTGAATTTGGCCAACAATCACTTCTCGGGTGAAATTCCACACACGATTGGTTTTTTAAGTGAGCTTTGGATATTGCAACTGCAAAATAACAGTTTTTCGGGTGAGGTTCCTTTGACATTGAAAAATTGCACAAATTTATGGTATCTTGATCTGGCTCAAAATAATCTTTCCGGAAATATAACGCTATGGATGGGAGAAAATCTACGACGACAATTGGTAGTGCTTCGTCTACGTTCAAATATGTTTTCAGGAGTTATTCCTCGGCAACTTGCTCGATTTGAACGGCTTCAAATATTGGATCTTGGGAATAATTACTTCTCTGGTTCAATACCTCACAACATTGGTAATTTAAGTACCATGAGATCGACATCACCTCAATATGAATATCATGATTGTGAATTAGATATCTTTATGAAGGGACAAGTTCTTCAATATTTAACATGCAGCATAACACTTATGAAAAGTTTGGATCTTTCAAATAATAGTCTAACCGGAGAGATACCAAAAGGAATTGGAGACCTTGCAGAACTCATTAACTTAAATTTATCAAGAAATCATTTACAAGGAAAAATCCCTTGGGAGATAGGAGGAATGAAATCATTAGAATCCCTTGATCTATCGATAAATGATCTTTCTGGTAGTATTCCTGAGAGGTTATCGGCTTTATATTTCTTGAGCTATTTGAATTTGTCATATAATAATCTTTCGGGAAGGATACCAACTGGTTATCAACTCCAAACACTCAATGATCCATCCATTTACATGGGCAATGCCGACTTATGTGGACCACCCACTTTCAAAAGTTGTTTTAATAATAAAACAACTCAAAATGATATACAAGAGCACGAGAAGGAGATTTCCGATTGGCTATGGTTCTATATTAGCATGGTACTAGGATTTGTGATGGGATTTTGGATATTTTGTGGTATTCTCTTTCTCAAAGACACATGGAGGCATGCTTATTTCCATTTCATCGATGATGTGTATGATTGGGTTTGGGTGCAATGGAAATTAATTCTTCCACGATTGTTGAGACGTTAA